A stretch of DNA from Anaeromusa acidaminophila DSM 3853:
CGAACAAAACGGGATATTAGTAACAAGTTTTGATACTGATACTGCCGACATAGATGCTTTTAGTCAAATGATCGATTTGAATGAGAGCACAATATTTTTGATTGGCTACTCCAAAAATAAAGGTACTGCCGCTCGGATTCATTTTGATGTTGCTCATGAATTGGGCCATATTCTGTTACATGAATGGAGTGAAGACATAGAAACTTTATCGAAAGATGAATTTAAGGAGCGGGAAAATCAAGCCCATGAATTTGCTTCAGCATTTTTATTGCCCAAAGAAGCATTTGTTGCTGATGTGGGGGCATATGCTAATAATCTTTCATATTATATTGAGCTAAAGAGAAAGTGGAAAGTCTCAATATCTGCGATGATAAGGCGATCATACAATTTAGGTCTGATTGATTATTCAACTTATCAACAGTTAATGCGGACAATGCAGAAAAAAGGTATCAAGAAGCAAGAGCCCTTAGATGATCTTTTATTTACGTCGACACCTTCGCTATTAAAGACAGCAGTACAGATGCTTATAGAGGGTGGTGTGATAACTCCAAAAGAATTTTTATCTGAATTAGCTAGAGATTTTAACCTTAGTTTTACTTCAAGTGAAGTAGAATATCTTTTGGATTTACCAAAAGATATTCTTAAAATTTCAAATGTTATTCCAATGCATAAGCTGAATGTCAAGTGAATTTTTATAGAAGAAACTTATATTACGAAACCTGAGTGATTTCGGAGTTGGAGTGGAATAATAAGTAGAAAGGAGGGGGATTTTGAGTAAAGAGAGGAATTTGAAAAATGGATTTATTTATTATTTTATAAATATAATTCTTATTTCTTTTAATAAAATTAACCTAGTTGAGCTTTTTAAAACGATTGCTAGAAGTCTAGTAAAAGAGACAAACAAACAAATTGAGAGTCAAAATATTGCGATTGATATTTTTATTGTTAGTAAGTGGTTGTTTGTTTTTATTCTATGGATAAATTATATCGATGGCTATTGGTATAGGCTATTTACATGGTATCTAATAATTACAAATTTGCACACGTACTTTTATTACCATGTTTGGCATATACGAGCGGTTACGAATGAACAGGTGTCGCCTGAACGGATGAGAAGACGATTTATAAATCTTTTGTTAGCTATTGCTTTTTCTGTCTTTTCCTATGCATATCTTTATCAAGTATGT
This window harbors:
- a CDS encoding helix-turn-helix domain-containing protein; protein product: MRTIKQFNGERLKSARIYRGLTVAELAERLQLQRQTISMYENDKLKNPEYSTVKRMSDVLGFPPDFFLEENAMKLKVGSTYFRALLTTNKKYRNQQIQKMNFISTIYSFLNEYIEFPAFNLPSIQNEIDPEEAAKNLRDFWKLGDKPIDNIVYLVEQNGILVTSFDTDTADIDAFSQMIDLNESTIFLIGYSKNKGTAARIHFDVAHELGHILLHEWSEDIETLSKDEFKERENQAHEFASAFLLPKEAFVADVGAYANNLSYYIELKRKWKVSISAMIRRSYNLGLIDYSTYQQLMRTMQKKGIKKQEPLDDLLFTSTPSLLKTAVQMLIEGGVITPKEFLSELARDFNLSFTSSEVEYLLDLPKDILKISNVIPMHKLNVK